The Rhodospirillaceae bacterium DNA segment CGAGGGTTGCATCAGTCCGGGCAGTGCGGAATTCCTGCGGGTGACGCTTCCCTTGCTTGGTTTATCGGAAAAAAAGAGCCTGCTTATGCTGGGTGCCGGGCTTGGCGGTCTTGGCCGGGCGATGGTCGATGAGACGGGGGTCTGGGTTACCGGGCTTGAAGCCGATGAGGAACTGGCCGGGTTGGGCAAGGACATGACCAAAATGGCTGGTATGCAAAAGCGCGCACCGGTGACGCTGGGCAATCTTGAGCAGCCCAAACTGAAGGAAAATTCCTTTAACGCCGTTGTTTCTCTGGAAAGTTTGTACCGGGTTGCCGCCAAGGAACAATTGTATACGGCGATGGCTGCCGCCCTTCGCGGCGATGGCGAGTTGATGATGACCGACCTTGTTAAAGCTAATGACGAACCGCTAAACGATATCATGAATGCCTGGGCAGGGCGCGAACCCACGCCGCCTCATTTATGGACAGCCGATGCCATCCAGTCCTTCATGAAGACCTTGAACCTGGATGTCCGGCCCTATCAGGATATTACAGCCCCCTATCGGGCCAACATCTTTAAGGGCTTTTTCAATTACCTGTCGGGGGTTACCAAACCCGAA contains these protein-coding regions:
- a CDS encoding methyltransferase domain-containing protein — encoded protein: MADAILNTGGSINSGGKVRTFLGRLARLIGQFLRLKKSKKKTVSKGRRPAREKLEADDETAADSFEPATLWSPERLNVIEKLWGEGCISPGSAEFLRVTLPLLGLSEKKSLLMLGAGLGGLGRAMVDETGVWVTGLEADEELAGLGKDMTKMAGMQKRAPVTLGNLEQPKLKENSFNAVVSLESLYRVAAKEQLYTAMAAALRGDGELMMTDLVKANDEPLNDIMNAWAGREPTPPHLWTADAIQSFMKTLNLDVRPYQDITAPYRANIFKGFFNYLSGVTKPELLEISGDLINECEYWAKQLTAIDSGGLKVYRFHAIKLPDKRKSAF